A genomic segment from Nocardia cyriacigeorgica GUH-2 encodes:
- a CDS encoding GuaB3 family IMP dehydrogenase-related protein, protein MRDMVEIGMGRTARRTYELDDIDIVPSRRTRSAKQVSLAWQLDAYRFEIPFLTHPTDALVSPEFAIELGRLGGLGVINGEGLWARHADVSAKIDQLLDLVAKGGYERAIAFLQELHAAPMQPDLLAAAVAQVRAAGVTTAVRVSPQNAQALTPALVQAGIDLLVVHGTIISAEHVGDGEPLNLKTFIAELDVPVVAGGVSDHRTALHLMRTGAAGVIVGYGSYPGATTTGEVLGIGVPMATAIADAAAARRDYLDETGGRYVHVIADGDIAASGQLAKAIACGADAAMIGVPLAAAAEAPGRGWYWPSAAAHPSVPRGSLLHVDDPWELGDVGEDSVRPSLERVLFGPSDDPFGSLNLVGGLRRSMAKAGYSDLKEFQKVGLSVRA, encoded by the coding sequence GTGCGCGACATGGTCGAGATCGGGATGGGCCGCACGGCCCGCCGTACCTATGAGCTGGACGATATCGATATCGTCCCCTCGCGCCGCACCCGCTCGGCCAAGCAGGTGTCGCTGGCCTGGCAGCTGGATGCCTACCGGTTCGAGATCCCGTTCCTGACCCATCCCACCGATGCGCTGGTCTCACCGGAGTTCGCCATCGAACTCGGCCGGCTCGGCGGTCTGGGCGTCATCAACGGTGAGGGACTGTGGGCGCGGCACGCGGATGTGTCGGCCAAGATCGATCAGCTGCTCGACCTGGTCGCCAAGGGCGGCTACGAGCGGGCCATCGCGTTCTTGCAGGAGCTGCACGCCGCACCGATGCAGCCGGATCTGCTGGCGGCGGCGGTGGCGCAGGTGCGCGCGGCCGGTGTGACGACGGCGGTGCGGGTGAGCCCGCAGAACGCGCAGGCGCTGACCCCGGCGCTGGTGCAGGCCGGTATCGACCTGCTCGTGGTGCACGGCACGATCATCTCCGCCGAGCACGTGGGCGACGGTGAGCCGCTGAACCTCAAGACCTTCATCGCCGAGCTGGATGTGCCGGTGGTGGCCGGTGGGGTGAGCGATCACCGCACCGCGCTGCATCTGATGCGCACCGGCGCGGCCGGCGTCATCGTCGGCTACGGCTCCTACCCGGGCGCCACCACCACCGGCGAGGTGCTGGGTATCGGGGTGCCGATGGCGACCGCGATCGCCGACGCCGCCGCGGCCCGCCGCGACTACCTGGACGAGACCGGCGGCCGCTACGTGCACGTGATCGCCGACGGCGATATCGCGGCCTCGGGCCAGCTGGCGAAGGCGATCGCGTGCGGTGCGGACGCGGCCATGATCGGGGTGCCGCTGGCGGCGGCCGCCGAGGCGCCGGGTCGCGGCTGGTACTGGCCGTCGGCGGCGGCGCATCCGTCGGTGCCGCGCGGTTCGCTGCTGCACGTGGATGACCCGTGGGAGCTGGGTGACGTCGGCGAGGATTCGGTGCGGCCGAGCCTGGAGCGGGTGCTGTTCGGACCCTCCGACGATCCGTTCGGTTCGCTCAACCTGGTCGGCGGGTTGCGCCGGTCGATGGCGAAGGCCGGGTACTCGGACCTGAAGGAGTTCCAGAAGGTCGGGCTCAGCGTCCGCGCCTAG
- a CDS encoding sigma-70 family RNA polymerase sigma factor, which yields MTHTGEELDLAVAAAAQGDRSALAQVLELIRPLVMRYCRARIGAAERGSLSADDVAQEVCLAVMTALPRYQDQGRPFMAFVYGIASHKVADAHRNASRNKAEAMAEVPDVISTDHGPEQRALESETSRQMNRLLATLPEKHREILILRLVMGLSAEETATAVGSTAGAIRVAQHRALAKLKSQVARAGEMYG from the coding sequence ATGACGCACACGGGCGAAGAGTTGGACCTCGCCGTCGCTGCCGCTGCGCAGGGCGACAGATCCGCTCTAGCTCAGGTACTGGAGTTGATCCGCCCGCTGGTGATGCGTTATTGCCGCGCACGGATCGGAGCTGCGGAGCGTGGATCGCTGTCCGCGGACGACGTTGCGCAGGAGGTCTGTCTGGCGGTCATGACAGCCCTGCCCAGGTATCAAGACCAGGGCAGGCCGTTCATGGCCTTCGTTTACGGAATCGCTTCGCACAAGGTCGCCGACGCTCATCGCAACGCCTCACGTAACAAGGCGGAGGCGATGGCCGAAGTACCAGATGTCATATCCACCGACCACGGGCCCGAGCAGCGAGCTCTCGAATCGGAAACGAGCAGGCAGATGAACCGTTTGCTTGCCACGCTTCCGGAAAAGCATCGAGAGATCCTGATCCTGCGCTTGGTCATGGGTTTGTCGGCAGAAGAAACCGCGACCGCCGTGGGCAGTACGGCGGGAGCTATACGAGTCGCCCAGCACCGGGCACTCGCGAAATTGAAGTCACAAGTGGCGAGGGCAGGTGAAATGTATGGCTAG
- the guaA gene encoding glutamine-hydrolyzing GMP synthase: MADSQRPVLVVDFGAQYAQLIARRVREASVYSEVIPHTASVEEIAEKQPLAVILSGGPSSVYAEGAPQLDARLFDLEVPVFGICYGFQAMAQALGGTVAHTGTREYGRTELNIDGGVLHGGLPTIQPVWMSHGDAVTDAPAGFEVTGTTAGAPVAAFEDPARRLAGVQYHPEVLHSPHGQQVLSRFLHEIAGIPATWTPANIAESLIERVREQVGDGHAICGLSGGVDSAVAGALVQRAIGDKLTCVFVDHGLLRSGEREQVQQDFVAATGARLVTVDAVDQFLGELKGVTDPEEKRKIIGREFIRSFEDAVSEVVGEQTSGDGVAPKVEFLVQGTLYPDVVESGGGAGTANIKSHHNVGGLPEDLEFELVEPLRLLFKDEVRAVGRELGLPEEIINRQPFPGPGLAIRIVGEVTEDRLNTLRQADAIAREELTAAGLDGQIWQCPVVLLADVRSVGVQGDGRTYGHPIVLRPVSSEDAMTADWTRLPYDVLERISTRITNEVAEVNRVVLDVTSKPPGTIEWE, encoded by the coding sequence GTGGCAGATTCGCAGAGACCCGTCCTCGTCGTCGACTTCGGTGCGCAGTACGCGCAGCTGATCGCCCGTCGAGTCCGTGAGGCGAGTGTCTACTCCGAGGTGATCCCGCATACCGCCTCGGTCGAGGAGATCGCCGAGAAGCAGCCGCTGGCGGTCATCCTGTCCGGCGGCCCGTCGAGCGTGTACGCCGAGGGCGCCCCGCAGCTGGACGCGCGGCTGTTCGACCTCGAAGTGCCGGTGTTCGGCATCTGCTACGGCTTCCAGGCGATGGCCCAGGCCCTCGGCGGCACCGTCGCCCATACCGGCACCCGCGAATACGGCCGCACCGAACTCAATATCGACGGCGGTGTGCTGCACGGTGGTCTGCCCACCATCCAGCCGGTGTGGATGAGCCATGGTGACGCCGTTACCGACGCGCCCGCCGGTTTCGAGGTCACCGGCACCACCGCCGGTGCCCCGGTGGCCGCGTTCGAGGATCCGGCCCGCCGGCTGGCCGGTGTGCAGTACCACCCGGAGGTGCTGCATTCCCCGCACGGCCAGCAAGTGCTCAGCCGCTTCCTGCACGAGATCGCCGGCATCCCGGCCACCTGGACCCCGGCCAATATCGCCGAATCGCTGATCGAGCGGGTGCGTGAGCAGGTCGGTGACGGGCACGCCATCTGCGGTCTGTCCGGCGGCGTGGACAGCGCCGTCGCGGGTGCGCTGGTGCAGCGTGCCATCGGCGACAAGCTCACCTGCGTGTTCGTCGACCACGGCCTGTTGCGCTCGGGTGAGCGCGAGCAGGTGCAGCAGGATTTCGTCGCCGCGACCGGCGCCCGGCTGGTGACCGTCGACGCGGTGGACCAGTTCCTCGGCGAACTGAAGGGCGTCACCGACCCGGAGGAGAAGCGCAAGATCATCGGCCGCGAGTTCATCCGGTCCTTCGAGGACGCGGTCTCCGAAGTCGTCGGCGAGCAGACCAGCGGCGACGGCGTCGCCCCGAAGGTCGAGTTCCTGGTGCAGGGCACGCTGTACCCGGACGTGGTGGAGTCCGGCGGCGGCGCGGGCACCGCCAATATCAAGTCCCACCACAATGTCGGCGGCCTGCCCGAGGACCTGGAATTCGAGCTGGTCGAACCGCTGCGGCTGCTGTTCAAGGACGAGGTGCGCGCGGTCGGCCGTGAGCTGGGCCTGCCCGAGGAGATCATCAACCGGCAGCCGTTCCCCGGCCCGGGCCTGGCCATCCGCATCGTCGGCGAGGTCACCGAGGACCGGCTGAACACCCTGCGCCAGGCCGACGCCATCGCCCGCGAGGAACTCACCGCGGCCGGGCTGGACGGCCAGATCTGGCAGTGCCCGGTGGTGCTGCTGGCCGACGTCCGCAGCGTCGGCGTGCAGGGCGACGGCCGCACCTACGGTCATCCGATCGTGTTGCGCCCGGTGTCGAGCGAGGACGCGATGACCGCGGACTGGACCCGGCTGCCCTATGACGTGCTCGAGCGCATCTCCACCCGGATCACCAACGAGGTGGCCGAGGTCAACCGCGTGGTGCTGGATGTGACCAGCAAGCCGCCGGGCACCATCGAGTGGGAGTGA
- a CDS encoding DUF5319 domain-containing protein, producing MRDHLPPGLPPDPFAGDPSDPSAALDAIEPGEPLDPHERLAVEEDLADLAVYEALLGHRGIRGLVVSCEDCRQDHYHDWDMLRANLLQLLVDGTVRPHEPAYDPTPEAYVTWDYCRGYADASMNEAFHGDGFDGFDS from the coding sequence GTGCGTGACCATCTACCACCTGGCTTGCCGCCGGATCCATTCGCCGGAGACCCCTCCGACCCGTCGGCCGCGCTCGATGCCATCGAGCCGGGCGAACCGCTGGATCCTCATGAGCGCCTCGCGGTCGAGGAGGATCTCGCCGATCTCGCGGTGTACGAAGCGCTACTGGGCCATCGCGGTATCCGTGGCCTGGTCGTGAGCTGCGAGGATTGCCGGCAGGATCACTACCACGACTGGGACATGCTGCGCGCCAACCTGCTCCAGCTACTGGTCGACGGCACGGTCCGCCCGCACGAGCCGGCCTATGATCCGACGCCCGAGGCCTACGTCACCTGGGATTACTGCCGGGGCTACGCCGACGCTTCGATGAACGAGGCGTTCCACGGCGACGGCTTCGACGGTTTCGACAGCTGA
- the guaB gene encoding IMP dehydrogenase codes for MSNPVTGERSAVRPHTGGDDPNKIAMLGLTFDDVLLLPAASDLIPSSVETSSQLTREIRLRTPLCSSAMDTVTEARMAIAMARAGGMGVLHRNLSVADQASQVETVKRSEAGMVTDPVTCRPTDTLAEVDAMCARFRISGLPVVDETGALVGIITNRDMRFEVDQDRRVADVMTKAPLITAQEGVTAEAALGLLRRHKIEKLPIVDGEGRLRGLITVKDFVKTDQYPNATKDRDGRLLVGAAVGVGEDAWSRAMTLADAGVDVLVVDTAHGHQAQVLQMVTKVKAEVGDRIQVVGGNIATRAGAQALVEAGADAVKVGVGPGSICTTRVVAGVGAPQITAILEAVAACKPAGVPVIADGGIQFSGDIAKAIAAGASTVMLGSLLAGTAESPGELILVGGKQFKSYRGMGSLGAMQGRGQAKSFSKDRYFQDDVLAEDKLVPEGIEGRVPFRGPVNQVIHQLVGGLRAAMGYTGSQSVAELQEAQFVQITAAGLKESHPHDITMTVEAPNYTGRG; via the coding sequence ATGAGTAATCCCGTAACGGGCGAACGAAGCGCTGTCCGCCCTCATACGGGTGGTGACGATCCGAACAAGATCGCCATGCTCGGCCTCACGTTCGACGATGTGCTGCTGCTGCCCGCGGCGTCGGATCTCATTCCCAGTTCGGTCGAGACCTCGAGCCAGCTGACCAGGGAGATCCGGCTGCGGACGCCGCTGTGCAGCTCGGCCATGGACACCGTCACCGAGGCCAGGATGGCGATCGCGATGGCGCGCGCGGGCGGCATGGGCGTGCTGCACCGCAATCTGTCGGTGGCCGATCAGGCGAGCCAGGTGGAGACGGTCAAGCGCTCCGAGGCCGGCATGGTGACCGACCCGGTGACCTGTCGTCCCACCGACACGCTGGCCGAGGTCGACGCGATGTGCGCGCGTTTCCGCATCTCCGGCCTGCCCGTGGTGGACGAGACCGGCGCGCTGGTCGGCATCATCACCAACCGCGATATGCGCTTCGAGGTCGATCAGGACCGGCGCGTGGCCGATGTGATGACCAAGGCCCCGCTGATCACCGCCCAGGAGGGCGTCACGGCCGAGGCCGCGCTCGGCCTGCTGCGCAGGCACAAGATCGAGAAGCTGCCGATTGTCGACGGTGAGGGCAGGCTGCGCGGCCTGATCACCGTGAAGGACTTCGTCAAGACCGATCAGTACCCGAACGCCACCAAGGACCGCGACGGCCGCCTGCTGGTCGGTGCCGCGGTGGGTGTCGGCGAGGATGCCTGGTCGCGGGCGATGACGCTGGCCGACGCCGGCGTCGACGTGCTGGTGGTCGACACCGCGCACGGCCATCAGGCGCAGGTGCTGCAGATGGTCACCAAGGTCAAGGCCGAGGTCGGCGACCGTATCCAGGTGGTGGGCGGCAATATCGCCACCCGCGCCGGTGCGCAGGCGCTGGTCGAGGCGGGCGCGGACGCGGTCAAGGTCGGTGTCGGCCCGGGCTCGATCTGCACCACCCGGGTGGTCGCCGGTGTCGGCGCTCCGCAGATCACCGCCATCCTGGAGGCCGTCGCGGCGTGCAAGCCGGCCGGCGTTCCGGTCATCGCCGACGGTGGCATCCAGTTCTCCGGCGATATCGCCAAGGCCATCGCCGCGGGCGCGTCCACGGTGATGCTGGGCTCGCTGCTGGCGGGTACCGCCGAATCGCCCGGTGAGCTGATCCTGGTCGGCGGCAAGCAGTTCAAGAGCTACCGCGGCATGGGTTCGCTGGGCGCCATGCAGGGCCGCGGCCAGGCCAAGTCGTTCTCCAAGGACCGCTACTTCCAGGACGACGTGCTCGCCGAGGACAAGCTGGTCCCCGAGGGCATCGAGGGACGGGTGCCCTTCCGCGGCCCGGTCAACCAGGTCATCCACCAGCTTGTCGGTGGTCTGCGGGCGGCCATGGGCTACACCGGTTCCCAGTCCGTCGCCGAACTCCAGGAAGCGCAGTTCGTGCAGATCACCGCGGCCGGCCTGAAGGAAAGCCACCCGCACGACATCACCATGACGGTGGAGGCGCCGAACTACACCGGTCGCGGCTGA
- a CDS encoding response regulator translates to MKVFLVDDHAVFRSGVRAELSRETDMEVVGEAGGVAEAVAGINRTRPDVVLLDVHMPDGGGVAVLSGIDDGPVCLALSVSDAAEDVIAVIRAGARGYVTKTISGAELADGIRRVAGGDAVFSPRLAGFVLDSFTGKSPAPEPPLDPELDSLTPRELEVLRLLARGYTYREIAETLFISVKTVETHASNVLRKTQQSNRNALTRWAHRRRID, encoded by the coding sequence GTGAAGGTCTTTCTCGTCGACGATCACGCCGTGTTCCGTTCCGGGGTGCGCGCGGAGCTGAGCCGGGAAACCGATATGGAGGTGGTCGGCGAGGCCGGTGGGGTGGCCGAGGCGGTGGCCGGGATCAACCGCACCCGCCCCGATGTGGTGCTGCTGGACGTGCACATGCCCGACGGTGGCGGGGTCGCGGTGCTGTCCGGGATCGACGACGGCCCGGTGTGCCTGGCGCTGAGTGTGTCGGACGCCGCCGAGGACGTCATCGCGGTGATCCGGGCGGGCGCGCGCGGCTACGTCACCAAGACCATCTCCGGCGCCGAACTGGCCGACGGTATCCGCAGGGTGGCGGGCGGCGACGCGGTCTTCAGCCCTCGGCTGGCCGGTTTCGTACTCGACTCCTTCACCGGTAAATCCCCGGCGCCGGAACCGCCGCTGGATCCGGAACTGGATTCGCTCACCCCGCGCGAACTCGAGGTACTGCGGCTACTCGCCCGCGGCTACACCTACCGCGAAATCGCCGAAACCCTGTTCATCTCGGTGAAGACGGTGGAGACCCACGCCTCCAACGTGCTGCGCAAGACCCAGCAGTCCAATCGGAACGCGCTCACCCGCTGGGCCCACCGCAGGCGGATCGATTAA
- a CDS encoding PspC domain-containing protein → MYPSVPAFDSRGFEAARGVGEAGEQVRGRLVRRSGGRIVGGVAGGIADHLGVDVFKVRMAFVLLSALAGAGIVAYAMLWIFTPGGADEVRPSGQERRQAIGLALLGFGLSVAMSALFSGTAARIIVPLIAVAVGAALVWREYDADGPRSLLGLPAKPTMVTWSRIVAGITLIVAGLAVVVLAGIDIGSLGSALLAVAVTLLGAGLLSVPLWLRMMRALNAERAARIRNEEREEIASHLHDSVLQTLALIQRQADDPHEVVRLARSQERELRRWLFEDSVPAQSSLAAALRTIAGEVEDQHGVKVTPVTVGDVSMDIADTGSGLPKEHFTAVLGAAREALVNAAKHADVPVIDLFAETEPHQVSVFVRDRGVGFDVDAVPADRQGLAKSIRGRVERRGGQVEIVSRSGRGTEVRIIMPRTDSGGDSESEAADAAPAGPAEADIAHTLTQPSEHAVGVDRH, encoded by the coding sequence ATGTATCCGTCTGTTCCGGCGTTCGACTCGCGGGGGTTCGAGGCTGCTCGTGGGGTGGGCGAGGCCGGGGAACAGGTGCGGGGGCGGTTGGTGCGGCGGTCGGGGGGCCGGATCGTCGGTGGGGTGGCCGGCGGGATCGCCGATCATCTCGGGGTCGACGTGTTCAAGGTGCGGATGGCGTTCGTGTTGCTGTCCGCGCTGGCGGGGGCGGGGATCGTCGCGTACGCGATGCTGTGGATCTTCACCCCGGGCGGGGCCGACGAGGTACGGCCGTCGGGGCAGGAGCGGCGGCAGGCGATCGGGCTCGCGCTGCTCGGGTTCGGGTTGTCGGTGGCGATGTCGGCGCTGTTCAGCGGGACGGCGGCGCGGATCATCGTGCCGTTGATCGCGGTCGCGGTGGGTGCGGCGCTGGTGTGGCGCGAATACGACGCCGACGGTCCGCGGTCGCTGCTCGGCCTGCCGGCGAAACCCACCATGGTCACCTGGTCACGCATCGTCGCGGGCATCACCTTGATCGTGGCCGGCCTGGCGGTGGTGGTGCTGGCCGGAATCGATATCGGCTCGCTCGGCTCGGCGCTGCTGGCGGTGGCGGTCACACTGCTCGGCGCCGGGCTGCTGTCGGTGCCGCTGTGGCTGCGGATGATGCGGGCGTTGAACGCCGAACGCGCCGCCCGCATCCGCAACGAGGAACGCGAGGAGATCGCCTCGCACCTGCACGATTCGGTCTTGCAGACGCTGGCGCTGATCCAGCGTCAGGCCGACGATCCGCATGAGGTGGTCCGGCTGGCCCGCAGCCAGGAACGCGAACTGCGCCGCTGGCTGTTCGAGGATTCCGTGCCCGCGCAGTCGAGCCTGGCCGCCGCGCTACGCACCATCGCCGGTGAGGTGGAGGATCAGCACGGGGTGAAGGTGACGCCGGTGACCGTCGGCGATGTGTCGATGGATATCGCCGACACCGGGTCCGGCCTGCCCAAGGAACATTTCACCGCCGTGCTCGGCGCCGCCAGGGAGGCGTTGGTCAATGCCGCCAAACACGCCGACGTGCCCGTCATCGATTTGTTCGCCGAGACCGAACCGCACCAGGTGAGTGTGTTCGTGCGCGATCGCGGCGTGGGTTTCGATGTCGACGCGGTGCCCGCGGATCGTCAGGGACTCGCCAAATCCATTCGCGGACGGGTGGAACGGCGCGGCGGGCAGGTGGAGATCGTGTCCCGGTCCGGTCGCGGCACCGAGGTGCGGATCATCATGCCGCGCACCGATTCCGGCGGCGACAGCGAATCCGAGGCAGCCGATGCCGCACCGGCGGGACCCGCCGAGGCGGACATCGCGCACACGCTGACGCAGCCGAGTGAGCACGCGGTCGGCGTCGACCGGCACTGA
- a CDS encoding PspC domain-containing protein yields MECMTKTSFGEQLQQMWRTRPVRLPRRGPVAGVAAGFGHRYNVDPVLVRVAFVVSTIFGGAGIVLYLAAWLLCSAEGDETSAAESLVGKGHSSQSQTKTIVLIVALAIAVSAVGPIGVGMGGSGVIGLAFMLAGWWMLYLRTPQPPAPEFGDALTGTGYPGTAFAAAAPLWTGRPPFPTPSYGPYTPYTKLPDQYVPDQPVLFDKDTDAQSEENRTEVLNTDRPTEVLPSTQRTEVLPTGGSEAADSSASPDDQRGTGAESAKPQLTKAAHPEPSTLRITNQTPPSWDPLGVAPLAWDLPEPSPARTVVAPEPKKPRSRLTPVVLGLAILAAAGAGAAAASGVEWMTPGRIAAVALGVIGLGLILGAFLRRGYGLLVVTAPLAGFVVLASMIGPIDFDGATMGEQTWTPTATGDLKPDYHVTMGSGTLDLRELALTENRTVDVSVQMGEAIVLVPENMNVRADCTVRMGEAQCPEGLLGPGGDAPVLDLNIDVRAGSAEVRHG; encoded by the coding sequence ATGGAGTGCATGACCAAGACGAGCTTCGGTGAGCAGCTTCAGCAGATGTGGCGGACGCGGCCGGTGCGGTTGCCGCGGCGCGGGCCGGTCGCGGGCGTGGCCGCCGGGTTCGGTCATCGGTACAACGTCGATCCGGTGCTGGTGCGGGTGGCGTTCGTGGTGTCGACGATCTTCGGGGGTGCCGGGATCGTGTTGTATCTGGCGGCCTGGCTGTTGTGCAGTGCCGAGGGTGACGAGACGTCGGCGGCGGAGTCGCTGGTCGGCAAGGGGCACAGTTCGCAGTCGCAGACCAAGACCATCGTGTTGATCGTGGCGCTGGCCATCGCGGTGAGCGCGGTGGGGCCGATCGGCGTCGGGATGGGCGGGTCCGGGGTGATCGGGCTGGCGTTCATGCTGGCCGGCTGGTGGATGCTGTACCTGCGCACCCCGCAGCCGCCCGCCCCCGAATTCGGTGACGCACTCACCGGCACCGGGTACCCGGGCACCGCATTCGCTGCGGCCGCACCGCTGTGGACCGGCCGTCCCCCGTTCCCCACGCCCAGCTACGGCCCGTACACGCCGTACACGAAGCTGCCCGACCAGTACGTCCCGGACCAGCCGGTGCTGTTCGACAAGGACACCGACGCGCAGTCCGAGGAGAACAGGACCGAAGTGCTGAATACCGACCGCCCCACCGAAGTCCTCCCGAGCACACAGCGCACCGAGGTGCTCCCCACCGGTGGCTCCGAAGCGGCCGACAGCTCCGCGTCCCCGGACGATCAGCGCGGCACCGGCGCCGAATCAGCAAAACCGCAGCTCACCAAGGCTGCCCATCCCGAGCCGAGCACCCTGCGTATCACCAATCAGACCCCACCCTCCTGGGACCCGCTCGGCGTGGCACCCCTGGCCTGGGATCTGCCCGAGCCCTCCCCCGCGCGCACCGTGGTCGCCCCGGAACCGAAGAAGCCGCGTTCCCGCCTGACACCGGTGGTGCTGGGCCTGGCCATCCTCGCGGCGGCCGGCGCCGGTGCGGCGGCCGCGTCGGGGGTCGAGTGGATGACGCCGGGCCGGATCGCCGCGGTAGCGCTCGGCGTGATCGGCCTCGGCCTGATCCTCGGCGCCTTCCTGCGCCGCGGCTACGGCCTGCTGGTGGTGACCGCGCCGCTGGCCGGGTTCGTGGTGCTGGCCTCGATGATCGGGCCGATCGACTTCGACGGCGCCACCATGGGCGAGCAGACCTGGACCCCGACGGCGACCGGCGACCTGAAACCGGATTACCACGTCACCATGGGTTCGGGGACGCTGGACCTGCGCGAACTGGCGCTCACCGAGAACCGCACCGTCGACGTGTCGGTGCAAATGGGCGAGGCGATCGTGCTGGTGCCGGAGAATATGAACGTCCGCGCCGACTGCACGGTGCGGATGGGCGAGGCGCAATGCCCGGAAGGTCTGCTCGGGCCCGGCGGTGACGCCCCAGTGCTCGATCTGAACATCGATGTGCGAGCGGGAAGTGCGGAGGTGCGCCATGGCTGA
- a CDS encoding anti-sigma-D factor RsdA — MARDGGRGRGDWRARRGSRDSGPYAEGSSGDNAPVDIAAVRRDDALIDAIASDGPVQTDSTEEFQLAALLADWRAEIVAPPIPDAPDLDTVVAAVNQEIGARQARVGAKAGGRLRLVRPIAGTAAALALVFGGMTAFSYNAEPGDPLWRVKEVVFSEQAQSTVVQRADDDLAAAQELIEQGNPERARARLAQASTNATQVDDPAKRGDLMERWQQLLNELRKVSPEAAAQLEQTTRPGSTTTTPSEQTRPGPETTRPGGVGGDSGSTAPTIMGVDPTVSGTKPPVTTAPDTTAPTVPPTTDPQDTGTPPTVEPTTPPDTTQPPVTPTTVSQSTIIEPPVITTVPPVTPPAGGTGSPGTGGSTTG, encoded by the coding sequence ATGGCTAGGGATGGCGGGCGCGGTCGGGGTGACTGGAGGGCGCGACGTGGATCGCGGGACAGCGGTCCCTACGCCGAGGGGTCCTCTGGCGACAACGCTCCGGTCGACATCGCGGCGGTACGCCGCGATGACGCGCTGATCGATGCCATCGCCAGCGACGGGCCGGTCCAGACCGACAGCACCGAAGAGTTCCAGCTGGCGGCTTTGCTGGCCGACTGGCGGGCAGAGATCGTCGCACCACCGATTCCGGACGCACCGGATCTCGACACGGTGGTCGCGGCGGTCAATCAGGAGATCGGCGCGCGCCAGGCGCGTGTCGGTGCCAAGGCGGGCGGCCGGCTGCGGCTGGTGCGTCCGATCGCGGGTACCGCGGCTGCCTTGGCGCTGGTGTTCGGCGGTATGACGGCCTTTTCCTATAACGCCGAGCCCGGTGATCCGCTGTGGCGGGTCAAGGAAGTGGTGTTCAGCGAGCAGGCCCAGTCGACCGTGGTGCAACGCGCCGACGACGATTTGGCCGCGGCGCAGGAGCTGATCGAGCAGGGCAACCCCGAGCGGGCCCGAGCTCGGTTGGCGCAGGCGTCGACCAATGCGACGCAGGTCGACGATCCGGCCAAGCGCGGCGATCTGATGGAACGCTGGCAGCAGCTGCTGAACGAGTTGCGCAAGGTGTCGCCGGAGGCGGCCGCGCAGCTGGAGCAGACCACGCGTCCCGGTAGCACCACCACGACACCCAGTGAGCAGACGCGTCCCGGTCCCGAGACCACGCGTCCGGGCGGTGTCGGTGGCGACAGCGGCAGCACCGCGCCCACGATCATGGGCGTGGATCCGACGGTGTCGGGTACCAAGCCGCCGGTGACCACCGCGCCGGACACGACCGCACCGACCGTTCCGCCGACGACCGATCCGCAAGACACCGGCACCCCGCCGACTGTCGAGCCGACCACGCCGCCGGACACCACGCAGCCGCCGGTGACGCCGACCACGGTGTCGCAGTCGACGATCATCGAGCCGCCGGTGATCACCACCGTCCCGCCGGTGACGCCGCCGGCCGGTGGTACCGGATCGCCGGGCACAGGTGGATCGACCACGGGCTGA
- a CDS encoding alpha/beta fold hydrolase, whose translation MPFARAIDADIHYEDTGGNGPLVLLAHEFFMDRTMFAEQMDALAPEFRVVTWDARGHGRTRDQGLPFTYWTAARDALTVLDHLGAERAVVGGTAQGGFTALRTALIAPERVSALILISTEAHGPTPEQSTATQRFLAEWYDDGSRPRAVQRLAHWLIGDHDRHRTVWTERWLTHDRHRIEVAAGCLLGRDSVLDRLAEITCPALVVHASHSGIARERGKLLAESIPGSTFVEIDGARLAVTMTHPDPVNHAIRQFLRGRAVSTAVRGR comes from the coding sequence GTGCCATTCGCCCGTGCGATCGATGCCGACATCCATTACGAGGACACGGGCGGCAACGGCCCACTGGTGCTATTGGCACACGAATTCTTCATGGACCGCACCATGTTCGCCGAACAGATGGATGCGCTGGCCCCGGAGTTCCGCGTCGTCACCTGGGACGCGCGCGGGCACGGCCGCACCCGAGACCAGGGCCTGCCCTTCACCTACTGGACCGCCGCCCGCGACGCGCTCACCGTGCTGGACCATCTCGGCGCCGAACGCGCCGTGGTCGGCGGCACCGCCCAAGGCGGGTTCACCGCGCTGCGCACCGCGCTCATCGCGCCGGAACGGGTGTCGGCGCTGATCCTGATCAGTACCGAAGCGCACGGCCCGACACCCGAACAGTCCACGGCCACGCAACGTTTCCTGGCCGAGTGGTACGACGACGGCTCCCGCCCGCGCGCGGTGCAACGCCTGGCGCACTGGCTCATCGGCGATCACGACCGGCACCGCACGGTGTGGACCGAACGCTGGCTCACCCACGACCGCCACCGCATCGAGGTGGCCGCGGGCTGCCTGCTCGGCCGCGATTCGGTACTGGACCGGCTCGCGGAGATCACCTGCCCGGCGCTGGTCGTGCACGCCAGCCACAGCGGCATCGCCCGCGAACGCGGCAAACTGCTCGCCGAGTCCATCCCGGGATCGACGTTCGTGGAGATCGACGGCGCGCGCCTGGCGGTGACGATGACCCATCCGGATCCGGTCAATCACGCGATCCGGCAGTTCCTGCGCGGCCGCGCCGTCAGCACCGCCGTCCGCGGGCGCTGA